The Trichosurus vulpecula isolate mTriVul1 chromosome 4, mTriVul1.pri, whole genome shotgun sequence genome contains a region encoding:
- the LOC118847589 gene encoding ATP synthase F(0) complex subunit C2, mitochondrial, whose protein sequence is MYACAKFISTPALVRSSSQMLSRPLTAVVLKRPEVRTDENLSILAASGPLTSLVPRCGFQTSAISRDIDTAAKFIGAGAATVGVAGSGAGIGTVFGSLIIGYARNPSLKQQLFSYAILGFALSEAMGLFCLMVAFLILFAM, encoded by the coding sequence ATGTACGCCTGCGCCAAGTTCATCTCTACCCCTGCCCTTGTGAGGAGCAGCTCTCAGATGCTGAGTAGACCATTAACTGCAGTGGTACTGAAACGGCCAGAGGTTCGGACAGATGAGAACCTCAGCATTTTGGCAGCATCAGGTCCCTTGACCTCACTTGTCCCCAGATGTGGATTCCAAACTAGTGCCATCTCAAGGGACATTGACACAGCAGCGAAGTTCATTGGGGCTGGGGCTGCCACTGTGGGTGTGGCCGGCTCTGGAGCTGGGATTGGGACTGTGTTTGGAAGTCTTATCATTGGTTATGCCAGGAATCCTTCCCTGAAGCAACAGCTCTTTTCCTACGCCATCCTGGGCTTTGCCCTATCTGAGGCCATGGGGCTCTTTTGTCTGATGGTggccttcctcatcctcttcgCCATGTGA